The Cervus elaphus chromosome 12, mCerEla1.1, whole genome shotgun sequence genome includes a region encoding these proteins:
- the LOC122705553 gene encoding protein BEX3-like: MEQPVQNGEEDCPLGGGEGHQPERNHRQGQARRLAPNFQWVVPNRQVNDAMGGEGDDMEIFMEEMREIRRKLRKLQLRNCLRILTGELSNHHDHHDKFCLMP; the protein is encoded by the coding sequence atggagcaACCTGTGCAGAATGGAGAGGAAGACTGCCCTTTGGGAGGGGGCGAAGGCCACCAGCCAGAAAGAAATCATAGACAGGGACAGGCTCGCCGACTTGCCCCTAATTTCCAATGGGTCGTACCCAATAGGCAGGTCAATGATGcgatgggtggagagggagacgATATGGAAATATTCATGGAGGAGATGAGAGAAATCAGGAGAAAGCTTAGGAAGCTGCAGTTGAGGAATTGTCTGCGCATCCTTACGGGGGAGCTCTCTAATCACCATGACCATCATGACAAATTTTGCCTTATGCCTTGA